The nucleotide window agttttaatgtttttttgtcCAGTTACATATTCAGCTACATGcttagttacatggtcagttacatacattgtcagttacatggtcagctacattatcagtgacttggtcagttacttgagtTTTACAGTAACTTGCCTAGTGACTTGGCCAATGACATtcagttttctttttacttggtcagtgacttgagcaCTTACATAATGGGCAGTAGTGAATTTAACAATAACACTTTTAATTATATGCGGCCTTCATATTTACATAGTCAGTGACTTGTCCTATGAATTCAGAAGATGCATTAATCTTGAATAAAAAGATCCATACAAGTCATAGTCTGAACTAAACAACAAATTTCTGAATTTCTGAAGTAAACAAACAAATATCTAAACTTCTTAATTTGCTGAGTTCCAGCTTTGCTTATGTTCAGcaaattttttgaatatttgagcttTGAATTTCATAATCTGAGCTTTGGTGACTTTGTTTGGCATCTTCTCCTCTTTTGCCATTCTGTCCATGTAATACATTACAAAAGCTCCGCAATCTAATCTGTTGTCaattaaaaatttcatgttaATGATTTTGACCAACGTAGTAACAGTAAAGTtatcattttaaatttttgaatatAGACTCAGTGGCGGAACTGTTACAGGGCCTGAGGGGGGGCTCACGTAAACGTCATACAATTAAGCTGCAATTAAATAGAACTTGGCTTTAATTGAATCACTGGACCCCTCCCCCCCCAACACACCAATCAGGCAATCAGCAACACAACTTACAAAATTATAATGAGAATAATTCAAAATTAATAGTATTTACTGTGTAATAACTATCCAAATTTATAATGAGGAAATATGGAAATGCTTCTTAGAAGATTTTGCaattttttgtaattgatgtttagtttctttaattaatttaatataGAGAAACTTAACAAGGTGTGTTTTTTTGTTAATGAAGTCAACAGAGTGTATTGATTACTATggaaaatgagttttttttaatattttttttatattaaagtTAATGTTTTATGTCTCGACCCCCCCTAATTTCAGATCCTAGTTCCGCCACTGTATAGACTTACGATCCTTCGTCTTGTTGGGGGCAAATTCTGGCATGGTTCAAAGGGATCCTTTCACCGTCATAATTTTCCTTTATCCAccttattgttcttatctcatCATCGCTCAAAATACTTTCAACAATCTTTAATTTTGTGTGAGTGCTTTGACTCTTGTCCAATTTCATTCGGCAACCTTGCTGCAGCATATCTTCTGCTTGATCTTTTACTGCTCTCATCCACAGCTCGACCATTTCAACCTGTATTTTTTAACAGATTAGTGAGtgatagttacatggtcagaTACATGGTCAGTAAGAAGTTTCTTACCAATTTCCCATGTTCCTGCTCTTCTTGGTTTCATTGAATCAAAATGCAGCCATTGCGGTATGTCCTTGTCAAAGACCAATAGCGTGTGGTGAAATTCTTCATTATGGGTAATTGGGAAGAAAAGCATGTTGCATTTTCCCATGTTTTGGAACAGCGTCTCACACAAATATTGATGGCGGTTAATTTCTCACAGTTAAATGTATTGTCGAATACtatttaaaaaagaaagaaagaaatacatAGAACGAGttataaataaacaaagaatgagagataaGGATTCAATTTTTATAGAAAGTGCTCGTCATACTTACCCAACACATGCTATGCATAAAAGCAGATCTTCCCAAACTTTGTGAACTTTCGTTTTGCATTTCATCCTTCAACATTTCCCCATAGCAATCAATCCATTTGTTTGCTATTGATTGATCGCTTATGAACATTTTGACATCTACCCTTGTCATTTCGCTTCCAGCCTCTTTTCCCTCCTAGAATAATAAGCTGCATAACATAGAACGGTGTTAGTCCAGTGACTTAGCCAGTTACTTTTCACTTGCCAATGATCTGGACAGTGACTCGGCCAGCTAatggaaattgaaaatgatctggACAGCAACTTGGCCAGCTAcatggaaattgaaaatgatctggacagtgacttggccagctacatggaaattgaaaatgatatggacagtgacttgaccagtgactAGGCCAGCTACATGTCAATTGCCATgatctggacagtgacttggccagtgactaggCTAGCTACATGTCAATTGAAAATgatctggacagtgacttgaccagtgactAGGCCAGCTACATAGCAATTGAAGTCACTAGGTAGTGGGCTGTAACATGAAATATTACCTTTGTTCTGCCTTGATCCAGTACATCTCTAATTTGCTTTTATTTGGGATGTCAAGTAGGTTGTACAATTGTAGCTTTTGCCAATCTATCACTTCAATTTCGTTTTTTTCTGTTTGTTCCTCGTCATCCACATGAATCGTCAAATCATGTATCACTTCCTTCTCTAGCTGCTGTTCAGCTGtctgtctttttttctttttcagtacTGTGATTCTGGTCATTTTCGCCCTCTGCCTTTGCTCTTTCACTTCGTCCCACCAGAAAATATGATGTTTTTTTTGTACTCTCTCGTTTCTCTTCGTCCTAACCACATAACAATAGAGGCCAATAGATTCTGAGTCCTGCCCTGATATGTCATCTAAAATTGGCATGGTGAACTCAGCTCTTGTCATATGTTCCGTATGAGGAAAGCAATTGATTGGTTCAATGTCAAAAACAGGCTGAACTTCTGGTGATATAATGATCTAATACTTGTGTGGCTCTGCTTGCATATCTTCCAAACGAACTTTTCTTGGAGGTGGAGTTTGTAACGCGCCCGGAAGTGGAAACACAAACAATGCATTAACCCAAGCAGTATTCAGTGTGCAAGCATCTTCCGTCATTCTCAATTTAACCTTAGGAGAGGTTGGTGAATGAACTTGTGCAGCTACTTGGGCAAGGCATTCAAGTGGTGACTGATGTCCTCGGTCGGTAGAGTGAGGTTCCGCAGAGGTCATCTCAAATGCGCTTGTTGTGGAGTAGGCAGGTTGTGATTGAGTTCCCTGAATTCCACCTtgatattttgtgtttttggagTGCTTGCTGTCAGTTGGCTTGTCCTTAGGGGCCTTTGATTTTGGTAGAGGGAAACTAGGTGGTGGGGGAGGAGGAGTTGAGTCGTTGTCATCACCTGGACGTGCTATTGGCGACTCATACTTCTCAGTTAGTGCCATTACTATGCCCTCCAATTGCTTCACTCTTTTAATCAGTGAGGCTTTCTCAATTTTCAACACCTCATTTTCCAATAACATATCCCTCCTTCTCTTCGTTTATTCTgccaatttccttttctttctcctcaACTTCTCTTTTCAAAGCACTTAGCTCTTCTTCCTTTCCCTCGAGCTTTCTCTGTAATTCATTCTTCTCTTAATTGGTCTTCCCTATCTCTGTCTCCATCTTCTCATTGTTAATGTTGTCAggtttcttttctcttgtttcCAGTTCTTTCTCCAATTTCCTTATTTTTTCTTCCAAGCCCTTTTCTCTATTTCCACATCTCTTagcttttcttcctttttctgaaGATTTGTCTCtaattctttcttctgtttatcATTCCATGCAGTCTCCTTCACCATGTTTCCACTGGTTCTATTTTCAACATTTTCTTCTTGCCcatcattctttttttctttactttctgtGTCTGTATTAGACTCAGAATCTTCTTCCTCTGCATCTTCTTTAACTTTATCAAAGATTTTCtgaaacaaaattacaaaagttGTCAGTGACATAAGCAGTGACAGAAATAAAACAACACAATCATAGACATGGAAAGTTACATGCACTGTGACATGAAAATATAACAATAACATGAGCAGTGACATAGTCAATGACTTgctcagtgacctgaccagttggAACCTTACAACATTAACAAGACCAGTGACCTAGTTTATCTACATCAAATTAACATACCTTCAACTTCCCCATGGTGTTgaaatcccccttttttttttttttttttttttttctatcaggGTCTTTAATTGCCACTTTCTTATTCCGTGTTTTTCAGTTTCTCTTCCAGAGATTGGCGGCACTACTCCCGTCTTATGGCAAAACCAGTactgtttggaaaataaaaataaaaatagaaaactagtTAGTTATTTTTCAAACAGCTGCTTAGCAATATGAATATCACAAACATAACCAATGACATATGCAAATACATAAACAGTGACATTGTCAGTGACATAAACTTGACAGTAACATtaacagtgacctggccagttacctGTCTAGTGACCTGACCAATGACATAACACTGATCTAGTTTTTGTACTTACAACAACATACGTAGTAATTATGGGACAGCAAAATGATGCATAAACAAATTTTTAACAAGGTACGGGAATTTACCATCACCAATATCACGCAACCTGCCATGTTTTGGGATTCTTTTCCCTTTcgtttaattgattttttaagGAAGTCGCCAACTTCCTTTGCCCAGCTATATTTTCCCAGACTTTCCACCTCTTCACAGACTCTTATATAGTCCCAAGATATGGTTTCTCCAGAGTTTGGGAACAGGAGTTTGATGAAAAGGTTCAAGAGTACTAATACGGCAACATTTCTGTCCCATTTCGTTTTTTCTTCCCCTGTTTCTGGAGTTTCTGCCAATGCCTTCTTCAAAGCTTCCTCTGCAGCCGCCATGTTGATCCTCTGCTTTTTGTCAAAGTATTTAGTCACGAACTCAAATCTGTATGCCCCTTCTTTGGTCTTTGGTACTGATAACCCGGATCCCGGCACTCCTAAAATCATAGATATATCACTTGTTGACATTATGAATTTCATGTTTCCAAACACAAAAAGGTCTGTGTCACTGTCATATGCTTATAGCAGAAGTGTGATTAAATCATCTGATTTCTTTGCATCCTTTTCTTTAATTGAACCGCCATGGAATGCATCTATCAGCGTTGCAAAGGGAGTTTTCTGCAGCAGCTCTAAAGTCCCTTCAGTcaggttatttttgttttctgcaaTTGTTTTCAGAAATGCAAGCATTGTGCAGCGATACTGCACATAACCCTCTTTTACACATCTTCTCCTTTTCCCTGGGACTttttcctcttcatcatcctttGTATCTTCTTCCTCGTCAGTTTCTTCCTTCTTATTTGTACTCTCATTTTTTGTCTTCCTTttatccattttcttcttcttcttcttggcacgaacttcttctccatcagattcttcttcttcatcttcagtttcttccctgtttcttcttttctcctttttagTTTTCTCCTTTTTATCCTTATTATTCTTCTTACTGCGGACTTGTTCTTCATTAGATTCTTCTTCACCTTCAGTTCCTTcaagttttcttcttttctggtttccagttttcttctttttatccttcttcgtcttcttacCCTGGACTTGTTCTTCATTAGATTCTTCTTCAACTTCAGTTGTTTCTTCCTCAGCTTCACttgattcttcttcatctttagtTTTCTGCTTTCGCTTTTTTCTCTCATTTACTTTCTTCCATTTTATCAGTTTTAACTTTTCCCCAATTGTTTCTTCTGGACTTTGTTCTTCAGATTGTTCTTCTCTGGATTCctcactttgttttctttttagttggCCCATTCCTCAAACTTTTTAAAAAAATCCTGTAAACAGTTACGAAAATTAGAATTCAATAGTTATTTTGATAGTTACATAACCAGTGACATATTTATGCACATGTTTATGATAGTGACATGaacagttacatgaccagttataTGATCATAGCCAGTGACCAGTGCAgcgacatgggcagtgacaaaGACATTGAACAATGACAAAATGCTGAAATTTTCTTGCATCATCCCACATGTAATTCAAACAAAACTAACatggaaattcattttctcatcaaaTCCCACATGTAATTCAAACAGAAATCATCATTTTCTCATTAGATTCCACATCTAAGTCAAACAAGTCCAACATTTCTCATCAGATTCCACATGTAAGTCAAACAAATCTAGCATGCAAATTAATTTTCTGATGAGACTCCACATGTAATTGAAATATCTTTTCTAATTCAAACAAAACGCAAGCTATTCAaatcgaaattatatgaaagAAGTGGGAGGAAGTTACTGGCGGCTGTCTAACGAGCACAGATTTTCTAATATTTTCGGTAAATTTGTAGAACCGTAGAATTTTGGGGCTTAGTCGGTGAATCACTCTTGCTTACCCACCGTTCACGGTGGAGGAAATCAGTCGTTGTCAACTGTTTTAGCCAGAGAGAAAATCTTTGAGCAGTTTCTCtgaattttgaaattgtgaAAAGATATTGTAAAATGAACCAAGAGAAATAGTCGCCCTCAGGTTAGATAACTGCCAGTGGTAGTTTTCTTGTAGTTGAAGGGTTAGATAGGTAATTTCAAACATAGACAGTGACATAAGCAGTGACTTCAATTTTTACAGTTACTTGTTCTATTTATTAGCTCATGACATTATTTTTTAAActtacttggccagtgacttagcCAGTTACTTTATAATGCATGTAAGGATATGAATTTTTGTACTGTTTGTTGTCgtgcagcggcacgctgcaattaaaaataaaaagatcagTTTGGTAATGTCTTGTCTTTTGCTAGTGAGTGACTTTGTCAGTTACTTTGCCAGTGACTTGGCCAATTACTTTATAGGGTACATAAGgacatgaatttttttatagTTACTTGCTTTATGTATTGGCTCATGACATTACCTTTTACAATTATTTTGCCAAATCATGGCTGGTGACTTGTTCAGTGTCTTGCTATAAGATCTGTACACTTATTGATTGACTAGTTTAGTGTCTTGGCTAGTTACTTGGGCAGTTACATTGTCAGTGACTTTGCCAGTTACTTGAGACGtacagtgacttgaccagtgacatTCAGGTCGCCATTTCCAGTGACATTCAGTTTCTCTGTAACTTAGCCAGTTACTTACTTTAAAAGGTACCTAAGTACACGAATTCATTTCAGAAGATCATATCAAACAAACTTTTATATACCCAAGCAATATTTgcaagaaaatattaaaaaatggaAATTCTGATTGAACAAATGAATGGATATATATGATGAATCAATTCGAAAAAACTATATAACCTATCCTATTCCCTAAACAAATTTCTACACTTCATTATGTTTTGAGTTCCAGCTGTGCCTACTTTCTGCAAATGACTTTACCACCTGAGCTCtaaaattcaaaatatcatCCTTTGTGAGCTTCTTTGGAACTGTCCCTTTTTGCGAAATTTTCTCCATTGTGTACATTACAAAAAGTCCGCAATCCAATCTGTTCATCATataaaaattgaagtaaatgaattTGAACTTTATAATGATTATATTGACATTTTTAAAGAGCTGTGTACTTACGAATCTTCTCCTTGCTGAGGGTTGTCTTTGATTTCTGTCACTGCCATTTTTCGTTTATAGTTATCCTTGATCCACTTTatgctttctctctctgtttcagTCAATGGAACTTCCATCATTTTCAGTGTTTCTTCTGAACTgttcttttcatcaaatttcatcCTGCAACCTTGTCCTAGCATGTCATCTGCTTGTTCTTTGACTGCTGTCATCCAAAGCTCTACCATTTCAACCTGTATTTCCAACATCGcaacataatcaataatatgcTTTCTtcttaaattaaatatatgaaaTTAGTATGACGAAAGTGTTCCATACCATTTTTTGGACATTTTGAAAGCATTTTCCagttgatgatttttttggtctttttgaATGAGAGTGGAACCATTTCTTTAATTCCTTGTCAAAAATGAGCAGCGTATGATGAAATCCTGATTCATGTcactacaaaaaataattcaaattGCCACGGCGTTGTACCGTCGCGGAAAGTgaaattgccgtcgcaaaagaccaATGGCGACGGCTAGACGACGGCAATTATGCCGATGTCGTTGGGTGCGTCGCCATTgatatttgcgacggcaaatgcATCGtcgcaaggtttttagcgacagaaaaatgccgtcgcaaatatCAATGGCAACGCCACCAACCACTACCAAAACTTTGCAACGgcaaaaatgccgtcgcaaaatgttatttttgaattaaaaaaataaaaatctgacatgcatatttgcatgtcagaatttttttttttttttttttatgtggatAAAAGTTGTACATAAAGGAATTAAGCATATTGAAAAGGGAATgttatatttcaattttctcatGAATGTTACAAGAGGAATAAAGCTCTTATACAAGAGTTTACAAGATAATACAAAATAattttcttcctcaatttcAAGATAAACTTTGCAGGGCTCGTCTTCGATCTATTTCACATACCAATTGCTATAGTGTTGTTGCAAGCCTCCTATAACAGAAATCTTCACGTATCCATTGAGAAAATCGAAAGCTagaaaatcaaattaaaaaaatgacatATCAGCTAACGATTTGGAGTTCTGTTGCAGATATATAATCTGTAACTTACAACGTAGCTTAATGCAATTTCAACTTTAGATGTCCAATGTGTAGCTTCAACTATCAAAATAAACAGAGATGTGCCACTTTTTCCATTATGTCACCATTCATTTAAATATATAGTAGGCTACaatctgaaaaaaaaagaaaaagaaaaaaaaaggaaacaaaagaaacatgtACGTTTTAACATCTACAGTGTGACATACAGTTGGGCtatgttgtttgagtttttCATTTCACCGTTAACATGATAATGGTTATAAACCTAACTAACTAGGAAGTGATGAGAAAAAGTGAGGAATTCTCTtattatataaaagaaaaaaaaaataatacataCCAAGACATGAGAGAAGTGGAGAGCCACAATAGGGACACAAGCCAAGCCCATCAAGACAATACAGAAGCCCAAGAGTAGGCCATCAGAGGGAGCTCTTCCATTCCACCTTTGCAAGGCTTCAAAGATTGTTTCACGACaaaaccaaactgataaggAAACCACACCTGTGTGTGTATAACCTTGCCAGGTTTGCATCTTTGAGGCTGTCCTTGACTTATCCCTGTAAACCCCAGCAACCAAAGAACCAATAAATTAGATATTTACAAATCAAAGGCCTGTGAACCTCTAAAAATTAAGTTAAGACAGAGTAATTACTTGTAGAGAAGCAATGGTGGCGTTACAGCCAACAACAGAACAGCTAACATCCAGACAACCAACTTTGATGAAATCACTAGCATACCCATCTTTGCAGAATAATGACATGTCAAAATCCAAACTACCTTCGCACCAATTCGATGATCCGCAGATAGTCTTCTCACCAAAGCTAAACCCACAAATGTTGTCACGAGAACCATGTAGCTTGGATACATTACATCATCCTCAAATCCATAATAATATATCCCAGAGTAATTAAAAAATCGGTTCTCAATGTGACATAAGAGCAATGCTTGAGTGACTAAACCAATCTCTATCAAAAAGTGGAGCTTCGAAGGAAGTAGAGCTAGACCAGGAATAGTCAAGGCCAAGACAACATTCAAAATAACAAGTTTGCAGAAGGATTTCAGGGACATGCCTGCCATCCAAATATTTAGATCCCAGAAATTGTGCATTTCAAACCATGTAACCATCAGGCTCCCAAGCACAACAAAAGCAAAGTAGGATGGAACACTCTTCTTTGTAAAAAAGCGAGCCAAATAGAAGCCAGCAACTGAAGGCAGTGGAAGGAACTGTAGGACAAAGAGAAGCAGTAGTTATTACTTGTCCAACATTTATAACCTTAAATTAAGACATATCACAATGCATTATATCATCCATTCCACTTTCCTTTCATAAAGTTGATGGGAAAATACATGCAACAATTAACATGACGTTCACTTTGGCAAATATTTCCTACAAAACATTACTATCATATGGTGCCTAAGATTGCAAGACCACAAAGGTAACTGAAGCTTCAACAACAGAACGAATTACAGGATTACCATGGCCTAACACACTTCATTTAAGTGAAGTTTTAGAAAGATAAAATATTGAAGAGTAAAAGCAGAAAGCAAGCTCAAGCATACCAACAGCCCAAATAAATGACAAAGTGGCTAGTGTGTGTTCTACTATGTTGATAGAGTTAAGTGCAATGAGAAGTGAAGTGAAGGTTCCCAGAAATCATGTGCGCTGCAGATCCGTTATTCATTGGGGTATCCATAAACTATCATTGTACATTGATTCCTCATGCAGTTGACCAATTAAATTCAACTTTTATTTTGGCAATTGTAAGAGATATAATGTACAGTGACTGTCTCACCAGATCGACACAAACTCTTAAACCATCAAATAAACCTGGACTACTGAATTTGAAGAACAAAAGATTTGTGAAAAAATACAAATTTATAGCAGATGCTATAGTATATTTTCAGTGAAATAAGCTACAAATAAGAATGCAAAATTATACCACATATATCTACCTAATGTAATAGATAAAGCATGATTGTTCACAAAACATGAAACATAAATCTTGGGAGGTGAATTGCATACCAAAACAGGAAATCCTACAATGATAGCTCCAGCAGCACTAACTACAATAGCCAAAGCAGTGAAAGCCAGGCAGCTGAAGGCATCAGATATCATACCCAGCGCATAGGCACCAGCTCCAGCTGCACCTCCAAGCATTGTTGTTGTCACCAAAAGGTAATTCAAATGCGGAGGCACCTGAATGTATTCCCCAAATGAATGGAAAACAGCTCTAACCTCCAAACATATTACAACAACCACCAAAGCAACGACGCCATTCATGACTTGAATTCCTCGTAGCTGGTTCGGATTCTTAGTGACCCACCAGAGGGTAGATGTACACACATGTAGAATGTTCAACATGGTCCACCCAGTATGTGCTTCAGTATTGGAACTACCAGCCATTATTTGCTTACTATCCAGTGTCAAAAGAAACCCAAATTCAAGCATAGTGAGGAACCCTTTTCTTCTATAATGGATATGCATACTCAAAAATGAAATCCAGTCAATCAAGTAGTTCAACACATATATACCATTCTTTACAAGCAACCAAAAGTCActagaagaaagaaattttccAACTTTCATAAGCAAAACAATGTCTTGACTGAACCCAAAACACCATTTCAattcaaaccaaaaacaaaaggatTTGACATGCAGAGAAAAGTGGGAAATTGGTCATCAAGTTTGCAACTTTTATACTTATTTCTacattctaaatttctaataactgTAAGAGAGTAAGACGATACCAGAAACGACAGAGCGCAAATTAACCAAGGCATACGATAGATTAGTGTCATAAAACACTTCCCTGTTGTTGATTTCGTACGATCCAAATGAATAGGGTTCCAAAGCCATCTGGGTCCATTTTGCaccaaaaaacccaaatcaaaatagATCAAATTAAGAAACATGAGAACAAGGAAAAGTTGGAATATAGACTACCTTTGTGGAGACCTGGAAATAAGGCATAGATTCGATAGGGACTAGACTGGCAGAAAACTTGGCATCTGGGAAtgaaattttagggtttgacGAAGAGAGAGATCGAAGGGCTCAAGCTTGGGTTTTTAATTTGACCAAAATCCAAGCAACTTCTAACCTCAATTAACGATTGGTCGAGGCCTGGAGATTAATCGGCTACAAATCAGATCCAGAGAGAACATAAACAAAGCTGAAGGCTTcaaatggaggaagagagagagagacagaccgTTTTTCTAATCGAATAAGTAGGCTTCTCAAAATAAGTATTAACGCGACGGCACCTCCGTGCAGTAGCAATTTACAAAATACTTTGCATCGGCAAAGTTTTACCGAAGCATAGATCATTGTTTTGCGACAGCT belongs to Rosa chinensis cultivar Old Blush chromosome 4, RchiOBHm-V2, whole genome shotgun sequence and includes:
- the LOC112198967 gene encoding stress response protein NST1-like; this translates as MDKRKTKNESTNKKEETDEEEDTKDDEEEKVPGKRRRCVKEGYVQYRCTMLAFLKTIAENKNNLTEGTLELLQKTPFATLIDAFHGGVPGSGLSVPKTKEGAYRFEFVTKYFDKKQRINMAAAEEALKKALAETPETGEEKTKWDRNVAVPTGQVTEQVIDYVTAHKIFDKVKEDAEEEDSESNTDTESKEKKNDGQEENVENRTSGNMVKETAWNDKQKKELETNLQKKEEKLRDVEIEKRAWKKK
- the LOC112200801 gene encoding uncharacterized protein LOC112200801 isoform X1, encoding MKVGKFLSSSDFWLLVKNGIYVLNYLIDWISFLSMHIHYRRKGFLTMLEFGFLLTLDSKQIMAGSSNTEAHTGWTMLNILHVCTSTLWWVTKNPNQLRGIQVMNGVVALVVVVICLEVRAVFHSFGEYIQVPPHLNYLLVTTTMLGGAAGAGAYALGMISDAFSCLAFTALAIVVSAAGAIIVGFPVLFLPLPSVAGFYLARFFTKKSVPSYFAFVVLGSLMVTWFEMHNFWDLNIWMAGMSLKSFCKLVILNVVLALTIPGLALLPSKLHFLIEIGLVTQALLLCHIENRFFNYSGIYYYGFEDDVMYPSYMVLVTTFVGLALVRRLSADHRIGAKVVWILTCHYSAKMGMLVISSKLVVWMLAVLLLAVTPPLLLYKDKSRTASKMQTWQGYTHTGVVSLSVWFCRETIFEALQRWNGRAPSDGLLLGFCIVLMGLACVPIVALHFSHVLLSIFSMDT
- the LOC112200801 gene encoding uncharacterized protein LOC112200801 isoform X2 — protein: MAGSSNTEAHTGWTMLNILHVCTSTLWWVTKNPNQLRGIQVMNGVVALVVVVICLEVRAVFHSFGEYIQVPPHLNYLLVTTTMLGGAAGAGAYALGMISDAFSCLAFTALAIVVSAAGAIIVGFPVLFLPLPSVAGFYLARFFTKKSVPSYFAFVVLGSLMVTWFEMHNFWDLNIWMAGMSLKSFCKLVILNVVLALTIPGLALLPSKLHFLIEIGLVTQALLLCHIENRFFNYSGIYYYGFEDDVMYPSYMVLVTTFVGLALVRRLSADHRIGAKVVWILTCHYSAKMGMLVISSKLVVWMLAVLLLAVTPPLLLYKDKSRTASKMQTWQGYTHTGVVSLSVWFCRETIFEALQRWNGRAPSDGLLLGFCIVLMGLACVPIVALHFSHVLLSIFSMDT